A window of the Butyricimonas faecalis genome harbors these coding sequences:
- the rsmG gene encoding 16S rRNA (guanine(527)-N(7))-methyltransferase RsmG: MDIVEKYFTGLSDKQVEQFRQLEGLYREWNEKINVISRKDIDALSVHHVLHSLAIAKVISFKGGTKVLDVGTGGGFPGIPLAIMFPEVDFFLVDSIGKKIKVVEGVAGALGLKNVTARQVRVETMKEKFDFIVSRAVTAFPAFVSLTRNRIRESSFNDLANGILYLKGGDFEEEIKDFRNRVSIYNIPDFFEEEFFETKKLIYMKNLK; encoded by the coding sequence ATGGATATTGTTGAAAAATATTTTACGGGGTTAAGTGATAAGCAAGTAGAACAGTTCCGACAATTGGAGGGACTTTACCGGGAGTGGAATGAAAAGATTAATGTGATTTCGAGGAAGGATATAGATGCGTTGAGTGTGCACCACGTTTTACATTCGTTGGCGATAGCAAAGGTGATTTCTTTCAAAGGGGGAACTAAAGTGTTGGATGTCGGTACTGGCGGAGGTTTTCCGGGTATCCCGTTAGCGATTATGTTTCCGGAGGTTGATTTTTTTCTGGTGGATTCTATCGGGAAGAAGATTAAGGTGGTGGAAGGTGTTGCTGGAGCTTTGGGATTGAAAAATGTAACGGCAAGACAAGTGAGGGTAGAGACGATGAAAGAAAAATTTGATTTTATCGTGAGTCGTGCGGTGACGGCTTTCCCTGCTTTTGTCTCCTTGACAAGGAATCGTATACGTGAAAGTAGTTTCAATGATTTGGCTAATGGAATCCTGTATCTGAAGGGGGGAGATTTTGAGGAAGAGATAAAGGATTTCAGAAATAGAGTTTCTATTTACAACATTCCTGATTTTTTCGAAGAAGAGTTTTTTGAAACGAAAAAATTAATTTACATGAAAAATTTGAAATAA
- a CDS encoding lysylphosphatidylglycerol synthase transmembrane domain-containing protein produces MLVTIFLFWLVYRDQNFDDLMKVLCDDVDYTWIWVAIVFGLLSHVSRSLRWQMLTKSMGYRISFMNSFMGVMIGYFANMAIPRMGEFTRCGVVSKYENVPFSKLLGTVVTERVFDMIMLLLLTLIVVVSQFKQVGIFLDSNEEIKQKLYTMVHSSWTYVALGVLIVGIMGFFWFVRKSVFFTRLHRFLSGMKEGLLTVKNVERKWLFIGHTVFIWLMYFLMLYVCFFCFQFTSHLGPMVGLTVFVLSSYGMVAPVQGGVGAWHFMVVAALMIYLPHTEEIASLSKTFALLTHGTMTLLYIVVGVLCLLFLPIYNRK; encoded by the coding sequence TTGCTGGTAACAATTTTTTTGTTCTGGCTGGTATATCGGGATCAGAATTTCGATGACTTGATGAAGGTTTTGTGTGATGATGTCGACTACACATGGATATGGGTAGCGATAGTTTTCGGCTTACTTAGCCACGTGAGTCGCTCTCTGCGTTGGCAGATGTTGACGAAATCTATGGGGTACCGGATCTCTTTCATGAATAGTTTTATGGGGGTGATGATTGGTTATTTTGCTAATATGGCGATTCCCCGAATGGGAGAGTTTACCCGTTGTGGTGTGGTGAGTAAATATGAAAACGTGCCCTTCTCGAAGTTATTGGGGACAGTCGTTACCGAGCGGGTATTTGACATGATCATGTTGCTGTTGCTTACCTTGATTGTTGTTGTCTCACAATTTAAACAGGTGGGAATATTCCTAGATAGTAACGAAGAGATTAAACAGAAATTATACACGATGGTTCATTCTTCTTGGACTTACGTGGCGTTGGGGGTGCTGATCGTGGGAATAATGGGATTTTTTTGGTTTGTGCGGAAAAGTGTTTTCTTCACCCGGTTACATCGTTTCTTGTCGGGAATGAAAGAGGGGTTGTTAACCGTAAAGAACGTGGAGCGTAAATGGCTATTTATCGGACATACGGTATTTATATGGCTGATGTATTTTCTGATGCTATACGTTTGTTTTTTCTGCTTTCAGTTTACTTCACACTTGGGTCCGATGGTTGGGTTAACCGTCTTTGTCCTTTCTAGTTACGGGATGGTGGCTCCGGTGCAGGGAGGGGTGGGAGCATGGCATTTTATGGTGGTGGCCGCTCTGATGATTTATTTACCGCATACGGAGGAGATTGCCAGCCTGTCGAAGACGTTTGCTTTATTGACACACGGCACGATGACGTTGTTGTATATTGTGGTCGGTGTGTTGTGTTTGTTATTTTTGCCAATATATAATCGGAAGTGA
- the rsmA gene encoding 16S rRNA (adenine(1518)-N(6)/adenine(1519)-N(6))-dimethyltransferase RsmA encodes MSIVRAKKHLGQHFLKDQNIACKITASLLPVTKGVLEIGPGMGVLTRHLLRDTRFSVLAIDIDQESIEYLHAELPEHKEQIIYGDFLKSDIRNFYTEPFSIIGNLPYNISSQIFFRILENRDLIPQVVCMIQKEVAERISAPHGSKTYGILSVFLQTYYDIEYLFTVGEQVFDPPPKVKSAVIRLTRNKREKLDCDEKLFFNIVKSGFNQRRKTLRNSLKSIIPPDFASETLSLRPEQLSVEDFITLCKEIGQANK; translated from the coding sequence ATGAGTATCGTTCGAGCAAAAAAACATCTGGGGCAACATTTCTTGAAAGATCAAAACATCGCCTGCAAAATCACGGCGAGTTTATTACCTGTTACCAAAGGAGTACTGGAAATCGGACCGGGCATGGGTGTACTGACACGCCATTTATTAAGAGACACCAGGTTTTCCGTGCTTGCCATTGACATCGACCAGGAATCCATCGAGTATCTGCACGCAGAACTACCTGAACACAAAGAGCAAATTATATACGGGGATTTTCTTAAATCGGATATTCGAAATTTTTATACCGAACCTTTCTCGATTATCGGAAATCTTCCTTATAACATCTCGTCGCAAATCTTTTTCCGTATTTTGGAAAACCGGGATCTGATTCCCCAAGTTGTCTGCATGATACAAAAAGAAGTTGCCGAGCGCATCAGTGCCCCTCATGGGAGTAAAACGTATGGTATTCTAAGTGTCTTCCTGCAAACATACTACGACATCGAGTATCTTTTCACCGTGGGCGAACAAGTTTTCGACCCGCCACCAAAAGTAAAATCCGCAGTCATCCGACTCACCCGGAATAAAAGGGAAAAACTCGATTGTGATGAAAAGCTTTTTTTCAATATTGTAAAATCGGGCTTCAATCAACGACGAAAAACCCTACGAAACTCTTTAAAATCAATTATTCCTCCGGATTTTGCCTCAGAAACATTATCTTTGCGTCCGGAACAATTGAGTGTAGAAGATTTCATTACACTATGTAAAGAAATTGGGCAGGCCAACAAGTAA
- the mgtE gene encoding magnesium transporter — translation MQQFELSEELVSQIEGLIKANNKEDVAKLVEPLHPADIAEIMNELDTKEAQFLFLLLDEEKAGDVLAEIEEDERQRFIDSFPPEVIAKRFVNNMDTDDAADLVGSMPNEQQQEVLSHMEDLEQAGDIVDLLHYDEDTAGGLMGKELVKVNENWTVLTCLRELSRQAENLDEIFYIYVVDDDNILKGRLSLKKMILSPTSTKIQSIYNPDVTYVTTDEPAESVGRIMQKYDLVAIPVVDSIGRLVGRITIDDVVDVIREEAEKDYQMMSGISQDVESSDTIWDQTKARLPWLIIGLFGGMLAAYMISFYEADIALFPATAMFIPVITAMGGNVGIQSSAIVVKGLASNTLTSKNIFQSISKEISCAVINACICSSIIFILSLCFNLTSLAMPITVTTSLFIVIMFASLFGTAFPLLLNKLKIDPALATGPFITLTNDIIGLNIYLFTGKAILGCLM, via the coding sequence ATGCAACAGTTTGAACTCTCAGAAGAATTAGTTTCCCAAATTGAGGGACTGATTAAAGCTAATAACAAAGAGGATGTAGCCAAACTGGTAGAACCTCTTCATCCGGCAGATATTGCCGAAATCATGAATGAATTGGACACCAAAGAAGCCCAGTTCCTATTTCTGCTACTAGATGAAGAGAAAGCAGGAGACGTTCTAGCTGAAATCGAAGAAGACGAAAGACAACGATTTATCGATTCATTTCCCCCGGAAGTTATCGCCAAACGTTTCGTGAACAACATGGACACGGACGATGCTGCCGACCTCGTGGGTAGTATGCCTAACGAACAGCAGCAGGAAGTCCTTTCACACATGGAAGACCTCGAACAAGCGGGAGACATCGTCGATCTGTTGCATTACGATGAAGATACCGCCGGAGGACTTATGGGTAAAGAGTTGGTGAAAGTCAACGAGAATTGGACCGTCCTCACCTGCCTCCGTGAACTTAGCCGACAAGCAGAGAACCTAGATGAAATATTCTACATCTATGTTGTTGATGACGACAACATCTTGAAAGGAAGACTTTCATTGAAAAAGATGATTCTTTCCCCCACATCCACCAAAATACAAAGCATATACAACCCGGACGTAACCTACGTGACCACGGACGAACCAGCAGAATCCGTGGGACGCATCATGCAGAAGTACGACTTGGTTGCCATCCCCGTGGTTGACTCCATCGGACGGCTTGTCGGACGAATCACTATCGACGACGTGGTTGACGTGATCCGGGAAGAAGCCGAAAAAGACTACCAGATGATGTCCGGTATCTCGCAAGACGTGGAATCATCTGACACGATCTGGGATCAAACAAAGGCACGCCTTCCGTGGTTAATCATCGGTTTATTCGGTGGAATGCTCGCGGCTTATATGATTTCTTTCTACGAGGCGGACATCGCTCTATTTCCTGCAACGGCCATGTTCATTCCTGTTATCACCGCCATGGGGGGAAACGTGGGCATCCAATCTTCTGCTATCGTGGTGAAAGGACTTGCCTCTAACACGCTAACGTCAAAAAATATATTCCAGAGCATTTCAAAAGAAATTTCATGTGCGGTCATAAATGCCTGCATCTGTTCTTCGATCATTTTTATCTTATCACTTTGTTTCAACTTGACATCGCTTGCCATGCCTATCACGGTAACCACCTCCTTGTTTATCGTGATCATGTTCGCATCCTTGTTCGGGACTGCATTTCCTCTATTACTCAACAAATTAAAAATTGACCCAGCTCTCGCTACCGGTCCGTTTATCACCTTAACGAATGACATCATCGGCCTAAACATCTATCTTTTCACGGGCAAAGCTATCCTAGGCTGTTTAATGTAA
- a CDS encoding acetyl-CoA hydrolase/transferase family protein: protein MYQGIKTVSFEEAVKVVKSGDRIHIHSVACAPQGLIQALCNRGRAGELKDVKLQHLHTEGSAPYAEAEFEGIFFLESYFVGSNVRKPTQEGYADYVPVHLSETQKLIRSGIHPVDVAMIQVCPPDKHGYVSMGTSVDATLAAVQNAKTVIAVINPNVPRAWGDAIIKLSDIDIFCEDDTPLIEAHPATLTEQDIAIGKNVASLIEDGATLQMGIGAIPNAVLSQLGNHKNLGIHTEMFADGVLPLYEKGVVNNMNKKFDKGKIVSTFLMGSKKVYDFIDDNPGVAMMDVGYTNDPFIIAQQPKMTAINSALSVDITGQVNADSLGIKFYSGSGGQLDFIRGAAASEGGKPIIALPAVTNKGVSKICPTLLNGAGVVTTRFDVHYVVTEFGIADLYGKTLQERAKTLINIAHPDHREMLDKAAFERFGSHYHFISK, encoded by the coding sequence ATGTATCAAGGAATCAAAACAGTATCATTTGAAGAGGCTGTAAAGGTTGTAAAATCCGGAGACCGGATTCACATTCACAGTGTGGCTTGTGCCCCCCAAGGTCTAATTCAAGCTCTTTGCAACAGAGGACGTGCAGGAGAATTGAAAGACGTGAAATTACAACACTTACACACGGAGGGTAGCGCCCCGTATGCAGAAGCAGAATTTGAAGGAATCTTCTTCTTGGAGTCCTACTTCGTGGGTAGTAATGTACGAAAACCAACTCAAGAAGGGTATGCTGATTATGTACCCGTTCATTTGAGTGAAACCCAAAAATTGATTAGAAGCGGTATTCATCCGGTTGATGTTGCCATGATTCAAGTTTGCCCTCCGGACAAACATGGTTATGTATCTATGGGAACCTCCGTTGATGCCACGTTAGCAGCCGTACAAAACGCTAAAACAGTTATCGCTGTTATCAACCCGAATGTTCCTAGAGCATGGGGAGATGCCATTATCAAATTATCTGACATCGATATTTTTTGCGAGGATGACACCCCGCTTATCGAGGCTCATCCGGCAACATTAACAGAACAAGATATTGCCATCGGTAAAAATGTAGCCTCCTTGATCGAGGATGGAGCAACCCTACAAATGGGAATCGGAGCAATCCCTAATGCTGTACTTTCTCAACTGGGGAACCACAAAAACTTGGGTATTCACACGGAAATGTTTGCTGACGGCGTATTGCCTTTGTATGAAAAAGGTGTTGTCAACAACATGAACAAGAAATTTGACAAAGGTAAGATCGTATCCACATTCTTGATGGGATCTAAAAAAGTATATGACTTCATCGATGATAACCCAGGAGTTGCCATGATGGACGTGGGCTACACGAACGATCCGTTTATCATCGCACAACAACCCAAAATGACGGCTATCAACTCGGCCCTTTCCGTTGATATCACGGGTCAAGTAAACGCCGACTCTTTAGGTATCAAATTTTACAGCGGTAGCGGTGGTCAATTAGACTTCATCCGCGGTGCAGCAGCCAGCGAAGGTGGAAAACCGATTATCGCCTTACCGGCAGTAACAAACAAAGGCGTGAGCAAAATCTGCCCGACCCTATTAAACGGAGCTGGAGTTGTTACCACTCGTTTTGACGTACACTACGTTGTCACGGAATTCGGTATTGCAGACCTTTATGGCAAAACACTTCAGGAAAGAGCAAAAACCTTAATCAACATTGCTCACCCCGATCACCGTGAAATGCTTGATAAAGCAGCATTCGAAAGATTTGGTAGTCACTACCACTTCATTTCAAAATAA
- a CDS encoding deoxyguanosinetriphosphate triphosphohydrolase has protein sequence MDWNKLLSSRRYQPGSTITMFRSHDRSQFQRDYDRLIFSAPFRRLQNKTQVFPLPGNIFVHNRLTHSLEVASVGRSLGNKIAQFVKTKETLEHPEILEEIGTIVSTACLAHDLGNPPFGHSGEEAISYFFTEGEGQYLKKLLTDEEWADISHFEGNANTFRLLTHSFNGRRPGGYTMTFTTLASIVKYPFESKASIKGHKYGFFQSEKEIYKEMAEELGIIQLNTKPLQYVRHPLVYLVEAADDICYQIMDIEDSHKLKILSYDETTRILLNFYDKDIDKEDLKTISKTFKIVTDKNECIAFLRAGIINKLINACADIFCQNYEAIMNGSLQGSLIQHLTGTNKQAYETCTEVAYSRIYHTNIVTQIQIAGFKILATILKEYIDAVLKPETYYARNILSVMPEQYKVHQDDSIYTKIQTVTDYVSGMTDSYALNLYRKIKGIELPEIR, from the coding sequence ATGGACTGGAATAAATTATTATCATCGAGACGTTATCAACCGGGAAGTACGATCACCATGTTTCGCTCTCATGACCGATCACAATTTCAAAGAGACTATGATCGTTTAATCTTTTCCGCTCCATTCCGACGCTTACAAAATAAAACACAAGTATTTCCCTTACCGGGCAATATCTTTGTACATAACCGTCTAACTCATAGTCTAGAAGTGGCTAGCGTGGGACGCTCACTCGGAAACAAGATTGCACAGTTTGTCAAAACCAAAGAAACACTGGAACACCCGGAAATTCTCGAAGAAATCGGAACCATTGTCAGTACGGCCTGTTTGGCTCATGACTTAGGCAACCCACCTTTCGGACATTCCGGAGAGGAAGCTATTTCTTATTTCTTCACAGAAGGAGAAGGACAATATTTAAAGAAACTCCTGACTGACGAGGAGTGGGCAGACATTAGCCATTTTGAAGGCAACGCCAATACCTTTCGACTATTAACCCACAGCTTTAACGGGCGCAGACCGGGAGGATACACGATGACCTTCACCACACTCGCGTCAATTGTTAAATATCCATTCGAATCCAAAGCCTCCATTAAAGGTCATAAATATGGCTTTTTCCAAAGTGAAAAAGAAATATACAAGGAAATGGCTGAAGAACTTGGCATTATCCAACTCAACACGAAACCACTACAATACGTGCGTCATCCACTCGTTTATCTAGTAGAAGCCGCCGATGATATTTGTTATCAAATCATGGATATAGAAGACTCTCATAAACTAAAAATTCTTTCATATGATGAAACAACACGGATTCTTCTTAACTTCTATGATAAAGATATAGATAAGGAAGATTTAAAGACAATCTCTAAAACCTTCAAAATCGTCACGGATAAAAACGAATGTATCGCATTTTTACGTGCAGGAATCATTAATAAATTAATCAATGCCTGCGCCGACATCTTCTGTCAAAACTACGAAGCAATCATGAACGGGAGCCTCCAAGGCAGCCTGATACAGCACTTAACAGGAACTAACAAACAAGCCTACGAAACCTGTACTGAGGTAGCCTATTCCCGGATCTATCATACAAATATCGTTACACAAATACAGATTGCAGGTTTCAAAATCCTTGCCACCATATTAAAAGAATATATTGATGCCGTTCTGAAACCGGAAACCTACTATGCTCGGAATATTCTATCCGTCATGCCAGAACAATACAAAGTTCATCAAGACGATTCTATATATACAAAGATTCAAACAGTAACGGATTACGTTTCAGGGATGACCGACTCGTACGCTTTAAATTTATATCGCAAGATAAAAGGTATTGAATTACCGGAAATCAGATAA
- a CDS encoding TlpA disulfide reductase family protein, whose translation MMKRIVLLVFVLCGSIALFAQNRKMTLKGECSPARNGEKLYLLMGSEIPCDSAVVENGKFEFPLKNLQPEEVLVVRVGKDGTQECVLLYLDYCDTYLKLEEETYKSFYTNFIKCIVSGNQTDAVLREVNDIFLDVTWLEQPDTAIEKLKEVAKRHDLASAYALRKCNQFVFEHGLASVVKESLDKMPPTVKMSAAGQALQMYYNRYIRLALGAVAPDFTLNTPDGKPLSLHEYIKDKKLVLIDFWASWCEPCRKEGENIKAIYKEYHAKGFDVLGVSLDSQMEAWKEAIEKDGITWEQVSDLKGKKTPLTELYDFMGIPCLYLVDGTGRIIAKNLRGEELRKKVAELCK comes from the coding sequence ATGATGAAAAGAATAGTGTTGTTAGTATTTGTGTTATGCGGAAGTATAGCCTTGTTTGCACAGAATAGAAAAATGACATTAAAAGGTGAATGTTCACCAGCAAGGAATGGAGAGAAACTCTACTTGTTGATGGGGAGTGAGATACCATGTGATTCAGCCGTTGTTGAGAATGGGAAATTTGAGTTTCCTCTTAAAAATCTCCAACCGGAAGAGGTGCTAGTGGTACGTGTGGGTAAAGATGGAACACAGGAATGTGTATTACTTTATCTTGATTATTGTGATACTTATTTGAAGCTGGAGGAAGAAACGTATAAATCATTTTATACGAATTTTATAAAATGTATTGTATCCGGTAATCAGACGGATGCGGTGCTTCGGGAGGTTAATGATATTTTTCTCGATGTTACTTGGCTTGAACAGCCGGATACGGCAATTGAGAAATTGAAAGAGGTAGCGAAAAGACATGATCTGGCTTCGGCCTACGCTTTGCGTAAATGTAACCAATTTGTGTTTGAACATGGATTAGCTTCTGTGGTAAAAGAAAGTCTTGATAAGATGCCTCCGACCGTGAAAATGTCTGCTGCCGGACAAGCATTGCAGATGTACTATAATCGTTACATCCGACTTGCTCTGGGAGCTGTAGCTCCGGATTTCACATTGAACACTCCGGATGGGAAGCCGTTATCTTTGCATGAATATATTAAGGACAAAAAGCTTGTTTTAATAGACTTTTGGGCATCTTGGTGTGAACCTTGTCGTAAAGAGGGGGAGAATATAAAAGCGATCTACAAGGAATATCATGCTAAAGGGTTTGATGTTTTAGGAGTTTCCTTGGATTCCCAAATGGAGGCGTGGAAAGAAGCTATCGAGAAAGATGGTATCACGTGGGAGCAAGTATCTGATTTGAAAGGTAAGAAAACGCCACTCACTGAATTGTATGATTTCATGGGTATTCCTTGTCTTTACCTTGTTGATGGAACAGGACGTATTATTGCAAAAAATTTACGAGGAGAGGAGTTACGTAAAAAAGTAGCTGAGCTTTGTAAATAA
- a CDS encoding PKD-like family lipoprotein produces the protein MKKLCYILFMAITWCSCYEDKGNYNYRDLADVEVALPDEAYCLSFGESLKITPTINTVIPEVDLRYDWEFLTDTLDTWWNQYISVFQERDLDYVCTMGRIFPTEGSYKLRLNVTQVSSGRHFYSNEVDVKLIAQASVLGAMVLHGDGNASDIGIVAAKEFQLAPPSGTFVEQILPCYYSEQNGGAKIDGKGISIIQTYLSQDYMDNVVIIALTDESSAVTESKTMLKIDEWNDLFVGNLNRGIPQGFCVKDYNVYVFDDGDIFTRQAYTYPFTTPVYEKDVYGYDFYPQIFFPSGSLLNNTGMFFEKNKRAFMILQNLFNFDNWTIMNADSGVFNPGDMKADFVYMDAGGRYGMLAVMKEDNGNYFIAEMDWNAASYDQVPVYRYDLMHLPEVQNGDVVNWAFGTAQINMAYYATANEVKQFSVDAGQKIIPETLKMTNNDPIIFEGEITMMKILKPAILTDYYMSNVEMVIGTYGGTIGSGKLYSLELDPTSGRAKSVKSYSGFDRIYDVVLKVY, from the coding sequence ATGAAAAAATTGTGTTATATACTTTTCATGGCGATTACGTGGTGTAGTTGTTATGAAGATAAAGGTAATTACAATTATCGGGATTTAGCCGATGTTGAAGTTGCGTTGCCGGACGAGGCTTATTGTTTGTCTTTTGGCGAAAGTTTGAAAATTACCCCAACTATTAATACGGTTATTCCGGAAGTTGATTTGCGATATGATTGGGAATTTTTGACGGATACATTAGATACATGGTGGAATCAATATATATCCGTTTTTCAAGAACGGGATTTAGATTACGTGTGTACAATGGGTAGAATATTTCCTACTGAAGGTTCGTATAAATTACGTCTTAACGTAACGCAAGTTAGTAGTGGGCGTCATTTTTATTCCAATGAAGTGGATGTAAAATTGATAGCGCAAGCCAGTGTTTTGGGGGCTATGGTGCTTCATGGAGATGGGAATGCTTCTGACATTGGAATTGTTGCAGCAAAAGAGTTTCAATTGGCACCTCCATCGGGAACTTTCGTAGAACAAATTTTACCTTGTTATTATTCCGAGCAAAATGGTGGGGCAAAGATTGATGGGAAGGGGATAAGTATTATACAAACTTATCTGTCGCAGGATTATATGGATAATGTTGTTATTATTGCCTTGACAGATGAGAGTTCTGCTGTAACAGAAAGCAAAACAATGCTGAAAATAGATGAATGGAATGATTTATTTGTTGGAAATTTGAATCGAGGCATACCACAGGGATTTTGTGTAAAGGATTATAATGTATATGTTTTTGATGATGGGGATATTTTTACTCGACAAGCTTATACATATCCATTTACAACACCTGTTTATGAAAAGGATGTATATGGTTATGATTTTTATCCTCAAATTTTTTTCCCATCAGGGAGTTTATTGAATAATACGGGGATGTTCTTTGAAAAGAATAAACGTGCTTTTATGATTTTGCAGAACTTGTTCAATTTTGATAATTGGACTATTATGAATGCCGATAGTGGTGTTTTCAATCCCGGTGATATGAAAGCGGATTTTGTTTACATGGATGCAGGAGGACGTTATGGAATGCTTGCTGTGATGAAGGAAGATAATGGAAATTATTTCATTGCAGAAATGGATTGGAATGCGGCAAGTTATGATCAAGTCCCTGTATATAGGTATGATTTGATGCATTTACCGGAGGTCCAAAATGGAGATGTGGTAAACTGGGCTTTCGGAACTGCGCAAATAAATATGGCATATTATGCCACAGCTAACGAGGTGAAGCAATTTTCTGTGGATGCTGGTCAGAAAATTATACCGGAAACATTGAAGATGACAAATAACGATCCAATAATTTTTGAGGGTGAAATAACGATGATGAAGATATTGAAACCGGCAATATTAACGGACTATTACATGTCTAATGTGGAAATGGTAATAGGAACGTATGGTGGAACGATAGGGTCTGGTAAATTGTATAGCTTGGAATTAGATCCGACCTCTGGGAGGGCTAAGTCTGTGAAAAGTTATTCAGGATTTGATAGAATTTATGATGTAGTACTTAAAGTATATTAG
- a CDS encoding DUF4843 domain-containing protein, protein MKKILYYAIALLLGIMACAESEIETWKAKPRVWFTKANDTIIFSFYSQPAEITEYTVEIPISMAGPLSDKDRVVKVEDLGNADPESKYEFIAMIPAGEKTGVLQVTVQKTGNLSVKEDTLGFKICVSDDFEEGLEEYLNNTLVISSKLARPSWWNESSLGYYSNKKMEIIYAVPGVFELLNSDGYLWWDAEIQVAIYKLNKYCRENNIKYNPSDENVITFAYNSK, encoded by the coding sequence ATGAAAAAGATATTATATTATGCAATAGCACTATTGCTGGGAATCATGGCGTGTGCGGAAAGTGAAATCGAAACGTGGAAAGCAAAACCTCGTGTATGGTTCACGAAAGCAAATGATACGATCATATTTTCGTTTTACTCCCAACCGGCAGAGATTACGGAGTATACGGTGGAAATCCCAATTTCCATGGCAGGACCCTTGTCTGATAAGGATCGTGTTGTGAAAGTAGAAGATTTGGGAAATGCCGATCCAGAATCCAAATATGAGTTTATAGCGATGATTCCAGCCGGAGAAAAAACAGGAGTATTACAAGTTACTGTGCAAAAAACTGGTAATTTGAGTGTTAAAGAAGATACTCTTGGTTTCAAAATTTGTGTTTCAGATGATTTTGAAGAGGGGTTGGAGGAATATTTGAATAATACGCTTGTGATATCCAGTAAGTTAGCTAGACCTTCTTGGTGGAATGAATCTAGTTTGGGATATTATTCGAATAAAAAAATGGAGATTATTTATGCTGTGCCCGGTGTTTTTGAATTGTTAAATAGTGATGGTTATTTATGGTGGGATGCTGAAATCCAAGTTGCTATTTATAAATTGAATAAATACTGTAGAGAAAATAATATTAAGTATAATCCTAGTGATGAAAATGTAATCACTTTTGCATATAATAGTAAATAA